Proteins from a single region of Verrucosispora sp. NA02020:
- a CDS encoding N-acetylmuramoyl-L-alanine amidase, translating to MRPIRPGDRGPAVIEIRAVLTSLDLLSKATGPFSDEFDAATERAVRAFQQSRGLSVDGRVGAETWRALDAARWRLGARTLYHAVPVPLTGEDVRSLQERLLEMGYDTGRADAIYGIRTSRAVAQFQREMGLAPDGTCGPQTMDALRRLGRKVVGGRPQWLRESDAIRQSGPTLVGRTVVIDPGHGGTDPGVVVPDGPLRWTEADLVHDLASRLEGRLAASGVRVQLTRGPASETCLPDIDRAQLANSLGADVFVSLHVDGHANPEAEGVATYHYGTDNGVTSATGERLAGLVQREIVARTGLRDCRTHAKAWDLLRITRMPAVRVEVCYLTSPADRARLIDPRFRDRLVEAIVAAVQRMYLPIERDVPTGSIDVSELRAAVAAGTVVD from the coding sequence GTGCGTCCGATCCGTCCCGGTGACCGGGGACCCGCCGTGATCGAGATCCGAGCAGTGCTGACCAGCCTCGACCTTCTCTCCAAGGCCACCGGTCCGTTCAGCGACGAGTTCGACGCCGCCACCGAGCGGGCCGTACGGGCCTTCCAGCAGTCCCGGGGGCTCAGCGTCGACGGCCGGGTCGGAGCCGAGACCTGGCGGGCACTCGACGCGGCCCGCTGGCGCCTCGGCGCCCGCACCCTCTACCACGCCGTTCCGGTGCCGCTCACCGGCGAAGACGTCCGGTCGTTGCAGGAACGCCTGCTGGAGATGGGGTACGACACCGGCCGTGCCGACGCCATCTACGGGATCCGTACCTCGCGGGCGGTGGCCCAGTTCCAGCGCGAGATGGGGTTGGCACCGGACGGCACGTGCGGCCCACAGACGATGGACGCGCTGCGCCGGCTCGGCCGCAAGGTGGTCGGTGGTCGCCCGCAGTGGCTACGCGAATCCGACGCGATCCGACAGTCCGGGCCCACCCTGGTCGGTCGCACCGTGGTCATCGACCCTGGGCACGGCGGCACCGACCCGGGCGTGGTGGTGCCCGACGGCCCGCTGCGCTGGACCGAGGCGGACCTGGTGCACGACCTGGCCAGCCGGCTCGAAGGTCGACTCGCCGCGTCGGGCGTACGCGTGCAGCTCACCCGGGGACCCGCGTCGGAGACCTGCCTGCCCGACATCGACCGGGCGCAACTGGCCAACTCGCTCGGTGCGGACGTGTTCGTCTCGCTGCACGTCGACGGGCACGCCAACCCGGAGGCCGAAGGCGTCGCCACCTACCACTACGGCACCGACAACGGGGTGACGTCGGCGACCGGCGAGCGGCTGGCCGGGCTGGTCCAGCGGGAGATCGTCGCGCGTACCGGGCTGCGGGACTGCCGTACCCACGCGAAGGCGTGGGACCTGCTGCGAATCACCCGGATGCCGGCGGTACGCGTCGAGGTCTGCTACCTCACCTCGCCGGCCGACCGGGCCCGGCTGATCGATCCCCGGTTCCGGGACCGGCTGGTCGAGGCGATCGTGGCGGCGGTGCAACGGATGTACCTGCCGATCGAGCGGGACGTGCCGACCGGCTCGATCGACGTCAGCGAGCTGCGGGCGGCGGTCGCCGCGGGCACCGTGGTCGACTGA
- a CDS encoding GNAT family N-acetyltransferase, translated as MSRRLVSLTLDTLEDLPRPCRQCVYWELDPVSADRACAAGDPGLEKEAWVSQTLLEWGSCGKLIYVDGMPAGFVMYAPPAYVPRSMAFPTSPVSADAALLTTANVVPAFAGGGLGRMLVQGVARDLTKRGIKAIEAFGDAKFGDAADPAGACVAPADFFLSVGFKTVRPHPRYPRLRLELRTALSWKSDVEYALEKLLGSMSPESLLRPVRPAPATRSTAG; from the coding sequence ATGTCGCGACGTCTGGTCAGTCTGACCCTGGACACGCTGGAGGACCTGCCCCGTCCGTGCCGGCAGTGCGTCTACTGGGAGCTTGATCCGGTTTCCGCCGATCGCGCCTGCGCCGCCGGCGACCCGGGGTTGGAGAAGGAAGCCTGGGTCTCGCAGACCCTGCTGGAGTGGGGTTCCTGCGGCAAGCTGATCTACGTCGACGGCATGCCCGCCGGTTTCGTCATGTACGCCCCGCCCGCCTACGTGCCGCGCTCGATGGCCTTCCCGACCTCTCCCGTGTCGGCCGACGCGGCGCTGCTGACCACCGCCAACGTGGTGCCGGCGTTCGCCGGTGGCGGGTTGGGCCGGATGCTGGTGCAGGGGGTCGCCCGCGACCTGACCAAGCGGGGCATCAAGGCGATCGAGGCGTTCGGTGACGCCAAGTTCGGTGACGCCGCCGATCCGGCGGGGGCCTGTGTCGCTCCCGCCGACTTCTTCCTCTCGGTGGGGTTCAAGACCGTGCGGCCGCACCCCCGTTACCCGCGCCTGCGGCTGGAACTGCGGACGGCGTTGAGTTGGAAGTCCGACGTCGAGTACGCGCTGGAGAAGCTGCTCGGCTCGATGAGCCCGGAGTCGCTGCTGCGGCCGGTCCGGCCCGCCCCGGCGACCCGATCCACGGCGGGCTGA
- a CDS encoding PLP-dependent aminotransferase family protein — MTGTTLDDYTDRYARRVRGMTASEIRALFAVASRPEVVSLAGGAPYIAALPLDAVGEMLGRLAAEHGTTSLQYGIGQGTLELRERICEVMALSGIDAACGASPEDVVVTVGGQQALDLVARLFLDPGDVVLAEGPTYVGALGVFQAAQAQVVHVPMDDDGLIPEALEIAIAEQARTGRRVKFLYTIPTYQNPAGVTLSEERRERVLDICERAGLLVIEDDPYGQLGFESEAPAPLRARRRDGVFYLSTFSKTFAPGLRVGWILAPHAVRDKLVIASEAQILCPSAYAQAAVSTYLSTMPWREQLKVYREVYRERRDAMLTALADLMPTGTSWTVPAGGLFVWATLPEGLDSKAMMPRAIAARVAYVPGTGFYADGTGNGHMRLNFSFPSPERIREGVRRLASVMEQDIAMRRVFGAVGAPDARRGRAGSDTPGPDLA; from the coding sequence ATGACCGGCACGACACTCGACGACTACACCGACCGGTACGCCCGCCGGGTGCGGGGCATGACCGCCTCGGAGATCCGCGCACTGTTCGCGGTCGCCAGCCGTCCGGAGGTGGTCTCGCTCGCCGGCGGCGCACCCTACATCGCCGCGCTCCCGCTGGACGCCGTCGGCGAGATGCTCGGCCGACTCGCCGCCGAGCACGGCACCACCAGCCTCCAGTACGGCATCGGCCAGGGCACGCTGGAGTTGCGCGAACGGATCTGCGAGGTAATGGCCCTCTCCGGCATCGACGCCGCCTGCGGCGCCTCGCCCGAGGACGTGGTCGTGACGGTCGGCGGCCAGCAGGCGCTCGACCTGGTGGCCCGGCTCTTCCTCGACCCGGGTGACGTGGTGCTCGCCGAGGGACCGACCTACGTCGGCGCGCTCGGAGTGTTCCAGGCCGCCCAGGCACAGGTCGTCCACGTCCCCATGGACGACGACGGCCTCATCCCCGAGGCGTTGGAGATCGCCATCGCCGAGCAGGCCCGGACCGGGCGGCGGGTCAAGTTCCTCTACACCATACCCACCTACCAGAACCCGGCCGGTGTGACGCTGAGCGAGGAACGCCGGGAGCGGGTCCTCGACATCTGCGAGCGCGCGGGCCTGCTCGTGATCGAGGACGACCCGTACGGCCAGCTGGGTTTCGAGAGCGAGGCGCCGGCACCGCTGCGCGCCCGCCGCCGGGACGGGGTCTTCTACCTCAGCACGTTCTCCAAGACGTTCGCCCCCGGGTTGCGGGTCGGGTGGATCCTCGCCCCGCACGCGGTCCGCGACAAGCTGGTCATCGCCAGCGAGGCGCAGATCCTCTGCCCCAGCGCGTACGCACAGGCCGCCGTCAGCACCTACCTGAGCACCATGCCGTGGCGGGAGCAGTTGAAGGTCTACCGGGAGGTCTACCGCGAACGGCGGGACGCGATGCTGACCGCCCTGGCGGACCTGATGCCGACCGGGACGAGCTGGACCGTTCCCGCCGGCGGTCTCTTCGTCTGGGCCACGCTGCCCGAGGGCCTGGACTCGAAGGCGATGATGCCCCGGGCCATCGCCGCCCGGGTGGCGTACGTGCCCGGCACCGGCTTCTACGCCGACGGCACCGGCAACGGTCACATGCGGCTCAACTTCTCGTTCCCGTCCCCGGAGCGGATCCGCGAGGGGGTCCGTCGACTGGCCAGCGTGATGGAGCAGGACATCGCCATGCGACGGGTGTTCGGGGCGGTCGGCGCGCCGGACGCGCGGCGAGGTCGGGCCGGCTCCGACACCCCGGGTCCCGACTTGGCATGA
- a CDS encoding D-alanine--D-alanine ligase, with translation MGATAARETVVSGPATNDLHVLVLAGGLSYERDVSLRSGRRVLDALRSVGMEAELRDADVALLPALDSDPPDAVVIALHGATGEDGSLRGVLDLCGVPYVGCDARASRLAWDKPSAKTVLREAGIATPDWVALPHDRFSELGAVAVLDRIVARLGLPLMVKPAQGGSGLGAAVVRDAASLPAAMVGCFAYDSTALVERYVAGMDVAVSVIDLGDGPQALPPVEIVPRNGVYDYAARYTAGRTTWHTPARLDAAVADAVAEVALAAHTALGLRDLSRVDLIVDPAGQPHVLEVNVSPGMTETSLLPLAVQAAGLDFGQVIADLVARAATR, from the coding sequence ATGGGTGCCACCGCTGCCAGAGAAACCGTCGTGTCCGGTCCCGCCACCAACGACCTCCACGTCCTCGTGCTCGCCGGTGGCCTGTCGTACGAACGGGACGTGTCGCTGCGTTCCGGCCGCCGGGTGCTCGACGCGCTGCGGTCCGTCGGCATGGAGGCCGAGCTGCGTGACGCGGACGTGGCCCTGCTGCCGGCGCTGGACTCCGATCCGCCGGACGCCGTGGTGATCGCCCTGCACGGCGCCACCGGCGAGGACGGCTCACTCCGTGGCGTTCTCGACCTCTGCGGCGTGCCGTACGTCGGGTGCGACGCCCGTGCCTCACGGCTCGCCTGGGACAAGCCGTCGGCCAAGACGGTGCTACGCGAAGCCGGTATCGCCACCCCGGACTGGGTGGCCCTGCCGCACGACCGGTTCAGCGAGTTGGGCGCGGTGGCCGTACTCGACCGCATCGTCGCCCGGCTCGGACTGCCGCTGATGGTGAAGCCCGCGCAGGGCGGCTCCGGTCTGGGCGCCGCCGTGGTCCGGGACGCCGCGTCCCTGCCGGCCGCCATGGTCGGTTGTTTCGCGTACGACTCGACCGCGCTCGTCGAGCGGTACGTGGCCGGCATGGACGTCGCGGTCTCCGTCATCGACCTGGGCGACGGCCCGCAGGCTCTGCCGCCGGTCGAGATCGTGCCCCGCAACGGCGTCTACGACTACGCCGCCCGCTACACCGCAGGCCGGACGACCTGGCACACGCCGGCCCGGCTGGACGCGGCGGTGGCCGACGCGGTGGCGGAAGTGGCGCTGGCCGCCCACACCGCACTCGGCCTACGGGACCTCAGCCGGGTCGACCTGATCGTCGACCCGGCCGGTCAGCCGCACGTGCTGGAGGTCAACGTCTCCCCGGGGATGACCGAGACGTCGCTGCTGCCGCTCGCGGTCCAGGCGGCCGGGCTGGACTTCGGCCAGGTGATCGCCGACCTGGTCGCCCGAGCCGCCACCCGCTGA
- a CDS encoding ParB/RepB/Spo0J family partition protein, whose protein sequence is MKNRPRGGLGRGLGALIPTGPVQEPEAAGVGAIANGVVGAPEVSAPPVPEKAPLPVVAPDPVPVLSPVPGARFAEISVDSIVPNPKQPRQVFDEEALEELKTSIQEVGFLQPIVVRQLDDEKFELVMGERRWRAAQAVGRENIPAIVRDTRDDAMLRDALLENIHRANLNPLEEAAAYQQLLEEFGATHEELARRIGRSRPQISNTIRLLNLPAQVQRRVAAGVLSAGHARALLSLEDAETQEKLALRIVAEGLSVRATEEIVALTLSEGPSKTEAAKRRPKPVAPALNDLADRLSDRFDTRVKVDIGRSKGKITIEFATVDDLERIVGIIGVEGEEAQN, encoded by the coding sequence ATGAAGAACCGTCCTCGGGGCGGTCTGGGTCGGGGCCTGGGGGCACTCATCCCGACCGGGCCGGTACAGGAGCCGGAGGCTGCCGGCGTCGGCGCCATCGCGAACGGGGTGGTCGGAGCGCCGGAGGTATCCGCGCCGCCCGTACCCGAGAAAGCGCCGCTTCCCGTAGTAGCGCCGGATCCGGTCCCGGTCCTCAGCCCGGTGCCCGGCGCCCGGTTCGCCGAGATCTCGGTCGACTCGATCGTGCCCAACCCGAAGCAACCCCGGCAGGTCTTCGACGAGGAGGCGCTTGAGGAGCTGAAGACCTCGATCCAGGAGGTGGGTTTCCTCCAGCCCATCGTGGTGCGGCAGCTCGACGACGAGAAGTTCGAGCTCGTCATGGGCGAGCGGCGGTGGCGGGCCGCCCAGGCAGTCGGCCGCGAGAACATCCCGGCAATCGTCCGCGACACCCGCGACGACGCGATGCTGCGGGACGCCCTGCTGGAGAACATCCACCGGGCAAACCTCAACCCGTTGGAAGAGGCCGCCGCCTACCAGCAGCTCCTGGAGGAGTTCGGGGCTACCCACGAAGAGCTGGCGCGCCGCATCGGCCGCAGCCGCCCGCAGATCTCGAACACCATTCGCCTGCTCAATCTCCCCGCCCAGGTGCAACGGCGAGTGGCCGCCGGAGTGCTCTCCGCCGGTCATGCCCGGGCACTGCTCAGTCTTGAGGACGCGGAGACGCAGGAAAAGCTCGCGTTGCGCATCGTGGCAGAGGGGCTGTCGGTCCGCGCCACCGAGGAGATCGTCGCGCTGACCCTCAGCGAAGGCCCGAGCAAGACGGAAGCGGCCAAGCGCCGGCCGAAGCCCGTCGCTCCTGCCCTGAACGACCTCGCAGACCGGCTCTCCGATCGGTTCGACACCCGAGTGAAGGTCGACATCGGGCGGAGCAAGGGCAAGATCACGATCGAGTTCGCCACGGTCGACGACCTGGAGCGGATCGTCGGCATCATCGGGGTCGAGGGCGAGGAAGCACAGAACTGA
- a CDS encoding ParA family protein encodes MHDDGRYDDPRVTGSAGDPVSRETDYPNWRSHGGAQDPPESMRDMPTSGVPWSPSPEFSSGRDASDGAGRPVNATPDARVIPIRRNTSAAARFEAATYQAAPGVVPDPRPAPDTPTPSAGPYEPADTEAAYVSRETPTREEDDPPLAMEAMRAVQILNPSGEVTMPRPERTRVMCVANQKGGVGKTTTTVNLAVALALHGNRVLVVDLDPQGNASTGLNVPHHTGVPDVYDCLINSVPLADVAQAVEGIPNLWCVPATIDLAGAEIELVSVVARESRLSRAIEAYPGHFDYVFIDCPPSLGLLTVNALVAAQEVLIPIQCEYYALEGLNQLINNINLVRQHLNPRLEVSTILLTMYDRRTRLADAVEQDVRNHFGDKVLQAVIPRNVRVSEAPSYGQSVVTYDPGSRGATSYFEAAQEIAERGVKEPVSRNA; translated from the coding sequence GTGCATGACGACGGCAGGTACGACGATCCGCGCGTGACCGGGTCAGCGGGCGACCCTGTTTCACGTGAAACCGACTACCCGAACTGGCGCTCCCACGGAGGCGCGCAGGACCCGCCGGAGTCCATGCGGGACATGCCGACGTCTGGCGTACCGTGGTCCCCGAGCCCGGAATTCTCGTCCGGTCGGGACGCGTCGGACGGGGCCGGTCGACCCGTCAACGCCACCCCTGACGCCCGCGTGATCCCGATCCGCCGCAACACCTCGGCCGCCGCGCGGTTCGAGGCGGCGACATATCAAGCGGCTCCTGGAGTGGTGCCCGACCCCCGTCCGGCCCCCGACACGCCCACCCCGTCGGCCGGGCCCTACGAGCCGGCCGATACCGAGGCCGCGTACGTTTCACGTGAAACTCCGACGCGCGAAGAGGATGATCCACCGTTGGCAATGGAGGCGATGCGCGCCGTGCAGATCCTGAACCCCAGTGGCGAGGTGACCATGCCTCGGCCGGAGCGGACCCGGGTCATGTGCGTCGCGAACCAGAAGGGCGGCGTCGGGAAGACCACGACGACGGTGAACCTTGCGGTGGCCTTGGCCCTGCACGGCAACCGGGTGCTCGTGGTCGATCTCGATCCGCAGGGCAATGCCTCCACGGGGCTGAACGTGCCGCACCACACCGGCGTACCGGACGTCTACGACTGTCTGATCAACTCCGTCCCGCTGGCGGACGTGGCTCAGGCGGTCGAGGGCATCCCCAACCTCTGGTGCGTACCGGCCACCATCGACCTTGCGGGCGCGGAGATCGAGTTGGTCTCGGTGGTGGCCCGTGAGTCGCGGCTCTCCCGCGCGATCGAGGCCTACCCCGGTCACTTCGACTACGTCTTCATCGACTGCCCGCCGTCGCTCGGCCTGTTGACCGTGAACGCGTTGGTCGCGGCCCAGGAGGTGCTCATCCCGATCCAGTGCGAGTACTACGCGCTCGAAGGGCTGAACCAGCTCATCAACAACATCAACCTGGTACGCCAGCACCTCAACCCGCGCCTTGAGGTCTCCACGATCCTGCTCACCATGTACGACCGGCGTACCCGACTGGCGGACGCGGTCGAGCAGGACGTGCGGAACCACTTCGGCGACAAGGTGCTCCAGGCGGTGATCCCGCGCAACGTACGCGTTTCCGAGGCGCCCAGCTACGGCCAGTCGGTGGTGACCTACGATCCCGGATCACGGGGGGCGACGAGTTACTTCGAGGCCGCCCAGGAGATCGCCGAGCGTGGGGTCAAGGAGCCGGTGAGCCGGAATGCGTAG
- the rsmG gene encoding 16S rRNA (guanine(527)-N(7))-methyltransferase RsmG, which translates to MSPGSAADRPDPTTAVLPPDLAEAARRLFGDRLDLAAAYAELLATDGVVRGLIGPRETPRLWDRHLLNCAVVGELIPQGATVVDVGSGAGLPGLVLAIARPDLTVTLVEPLARRVVFLDEAVESLGLTTSVRVFLGRAEEAVAEPELPPSDVVTARAVAPLDRLAGWCLPLAAPGGRLIALKGASAADEIAEHAEAVHRLGGGEPVLRRCGEGVITPPTTVVDIVRERVVAPPAKTTPKKSRSRRR; encoded by the coding sequence CTGTCCCCGGGGTCCGCCGCCGACCGTCCCGACCCCACTACGGCGGTGCTGCCGCCCGACCTGGCCGAGGCGGCCCGGCGTCTCTTCGGTGACCGGCTCGACCTCGCCGCCGCCTACGCCGAACTGTTGGCCACCGACGGCGTGGTACGCGGTCTGATCGGCCCTCGGGAGACGCCCAGGCTCTGGGACCGCCACCTGTTGAACTGCGCCGTGGTCGGCGAACTGATCCCGCAGGGCGCGACGGTCGTCGACGTCGGATCGGGGGCCGGCCTGCCCGGTCTGGTGCTCGCCATCGCCCGGCCGGACCTCACGGTGACGCTCGTCGAACCACTGGCTCGGCGGGTCGTCTTCCTCGACGAGGCCGTGGAGTCGCTCGGTCTGACCACCTCGGTGCGCGTGTTCCTTGGGCGAGCCGAGGAGGCAGTCGCCGAACCGGAGTTGCCGCCCAGTGACGTGGTCACCGCCCGGGCGGTAGCGCCACTGGACCGACTCGCCGGCTGGTGCCTTCCGCTGGCTGCGCCCGGCGGACGCCTGATCGCACTCAAGGGCGCCTCAGCCGCCGACGAGATCGCCGAGCACGCCGAGGCGGTGCACCGCCTCGGCGGCGGGGAGCCGGTGCTACGCCGCTGCGGCGAGGGCGTCATCACGCCACCGACCACTGTGGTCGATATCGTCCGTGAACGGGTGGTCGCTCCGCCCGCCAAAACGACCCCCAAGAAGTCCCGCTCCCGCCGCCGCTAA
- a CDS encoding R3H domain-containing nucleic acid-binding protein has translation MTDTSIPRADQPLDDEEPTAAAPVDGEPEETDAEKAPSKAAGESDLFRQSEIAADYVEGLLDILDYDGDIDELVSGGRPVVEVVGGRLQNLVGQRGATLEALQELARLAVFRQTGSPSRLLLDVGGYRANRRKELAAVARNAVEKVKEHGEAVRLEPMSAFERKCVHDVVNAIDGVESESEGVEPSRRIVVRPAG, from the coding sequence GTGACCGACACCAGCATCCCCCGCGCCGACCAGCCCCTGGACGACGAGGAGCCGACGGCGGCGGCTCCGGTCGACGGCGAGCCGGAGGAGACCGACGCCGAGAAGGCGCCGAGCAAGGCCGCCGGTGAGAGCGACCTCTTCCGGCAGAGCGAGATCGCAGCCGACTACGTCGAAGGGCTGCTCGACATCCTCGACTACGACGGCGACATCGACGAGCTGGTGTCGGGCGGCCGTCCGGTGGTGGAGGTCGTCGGCGGCCGGCTGCAGAACCTGGTCGGCCAGCGCGGCGCCACCCTGGAGGCACTCCAGGAACTGGCCCGGCTCGCCGTCTTCCGGCAGACCGGCTCGCCCAGCCGGCTGCTGCTCGACGTCGGCGGCTACCGGGCCAACCGGCGCAAGGAACTCGCCGCAGTGGCGCGCAACGCGGTCGAGAAGGTCAAGGAGCACGGCGAAGCGGTACGCCTGGAGCCCATGTCGGCCTTCGAGCGAAAGTGCGTCCACGACGTGGTGAACGCGATCGACGGTGTGGAGAGCGAGTCCGAGGGCGTCGAGCCCAGCCGTCGCATCGTCGTCCGGCCCGCGGGCTGA
- the yidC gene encoding membrane protein insertase YidC, with protein sequence MSLDWIYYAISWILLAWHSAWEAIGIPDATVLGTNWAWILAIVFLVVTVRVILFPVFVKQIKSQRAMQALQPQVKALQEKHKGDRETLQKEMMELYRKEKANPLMGCLPMFLQIPVFLGLFHVLRRLNPDPAKNNKDIYGWTVDQFNSASDATLFTAPIASKFGSTAAELAQLGANGTVVKIMAGVLVLVMMGTTYLTSRQMILKTGWAEDPQQRMIQRLMLYGIPLSLLISGAIFPIGVIIYWVTNNLFTLGQQQWVLRKFPPPVTATSKPATTTAAARNGAQPAKNRGLFGRSKPAEAPPAPAAPKVAGPKPGVKPANPKKSRPAKRQG encoded by the coding sequence TTGAGTCTCGACTGGATCTACTACGCGATCTCGTGGATCCTGCTGGCCTGGCATTCGGCCTGGGAGGCCATCGGGATTCCCGACGCCACGGTCCTCGGCACGAACTGGGCCTGGATTCTGGCCATCGTCTTCCTGGTGGTCACCGTCCGGGTGATCCTGTTCCCGGTCTTCGTCAAGCAGATCAAGTCGCAGCGGGCCATGCAGGCGCTCCAGCCGCAGGTGAAGGCGCTGCAGGAGAAGCACAAGGGTGACCGGGAGACGCTCCAGAAGGAGATGATGGAGCTCTATCGGAAGGAAAAGGCCAACCCGTTGATGGGCTGCCTTCCGATGTTCCTCCAGATCCCCGTCTTCCTCGGCCTGTTCCACGTCCTGCGTCGCCTCAACCCGGACCCGGCGAAGAACAACAAGGACATCTACGGCTGGACGGTCGACCAGTTCAACAGCGCCTCGGACGCGACCCTCTTCACCGCGCCGATCGCCAGCAAGTTCGGCTCCACCGCAGCGGAGTTGGCGCAGCTCGGTGCCAACGGCACCGTCGTGAAGATCATGGCCGGTGTCCTGGTGCTGGTGATGATGGGCACCACCTACCTCACCAGCCGCCAGATGATCCTCAAGACCGGCTGGGCCGAGGACCCGCAGCAGCGCATGATCCAGCGTCTGATGCTCTACGGCATCCCGCTGTCGCTGCTCATCTCCGGTGCCATCTTCCCGATCGGTGTGATCATCTATTGGGTCACCAACAACCTCTTCACCCTCGGCCAGCAGCAGTGGGTGCTGCGGAAGTTCCCGCCGCCGGTGACCGCCACCAGCAAGCCGGCCACCACGACCGCCGCCGCGCGGAACGGCGCGCAGCCGGCCAAGAACCGTGGTCTGTTCGGCCGCAGCAAGCCGGCCGAGGCGCCGCCCGCGCCGGCCGCTCCGAAGGTCGCCGGCCCGAAGCCGGGTGTGAAGCCGGCCAACCCGAAGAAGAGTCGCCCCGCCAAACGGCAGGGCTGA
- the yidD gene encoding membrane protein insertion efficiency factor YidD, whose protein sequence is MLTLPVIAYRRWISPALPARCRFYPSCSAYALEAIARHGALRGAGLTVRRLSRCHPFHPGGYDPVPEPGSRRPADVTGAEN, encoded by the coding sequence GTGCTGACCCTGCCCGTCATCGCGTACCGTCGGTGGATAAGTCCGGCGTTGCCGGCCCGCTGTCGGTTCTACCCGTCGTGCAGTGCGTACGCCCTGGAGGCGATTGCCCGGCACGGCGCGCTGCGGGGAGCCGGTCTGACGGTCCGGCGACTGTCGCGCTGCCACCCATTCCATCCTGGTGGATACGACCCGGTACCGGAGCCGGGTAGCCGCCGACCTGCCGACGTGACTGGAGCCGAGAATTGA